From Agromyces sp. SYSU T00194, a single genomic window includes:
- the gabT gene encoding 4-aminobutyrate--2-oxoglutarate transaminase produces the protein MDFTVPQQRSLVTELPGPRSRELLERRRRSVSRGAGTLADIFMDHGSGAILVDVDGNRLIDLGCGIGVTTIGHAHPDVAAAAAAQASKLTHTLFTVTPYENYVLVAEKLAELTPGDFEKHSILVNSGAEAVENAVKIARRYTGRRAIASLAHAFHGRTNLTMAMTYRPWPERAGMGPFPGEVYSVPSSYPFKDGLSGPDAAARTIDYIDTHIGPTELAALFVEPIQGDGGIVIPAEGYLEALAAYCAEHGIVFVSDEIQAGIARSGAWYSIEHFGVVPDLVTTAKGIAGGFPLAAVTGRAEIMDAVQPGGIGGTFGGNPVSTAAALATLEVIERDGLIAEAQRVERVFAERIGDWASRFPVVGEVRGKGAMWGVELVVPGTREPNAAALTSVLRHATSNGVIPLDAGSWDSVLRFLPSVVISAELVDDAASVIEAELARLSA, from the coding sequence ATGGACTTCACCGTTCCCCAGCAGCGCAGCCTCGTCACCGAGCTGCCCGGGCCGCGTTCGCGCGAGCTCCTCGAGCGCCGCCGGCGCAGCGTCTCCCGCGGTGCGGGCACCCTCGCCGACATCTTCATGGACCACGGGTCGGGCGCGATCCTGGTCGACGTCGACGGCAACCGGCTGATCGACCTCGGCTGCGGCATCGGGGTGACCACCATCGGGCACGCGCACCCCGATGTCGCGGCGGCCGCCGCCGCGCAGGCGTCGAAGCTCACCCACACGCTGTTCACGGTGACCCCGTACGAGAACTACGTGCTGGTCGCCGAGAAGCTCGCCGAGCTCACGCCCGGCGACTTCGAGAAGCACTCGATCCTGGTGAACTCGGGCGCCGAGGCGGTCGAGAACGCGGTGAAGATCGCGCGCCGGTACACGGGGCGCCGGGCGATCGCGTCGCTCGCGCACGCCTTCCACGGCCGCACCAACCTCACCATGGCGATGACCTACCGCCCGTGGCCCGAGCGCGCGGGCATGGGCCCGTTCCCCGGCGAGGTCTACTCGGTGCCGTCGAGCTACCCGTTCAAGGACGGCCTGAGCGGCCCGGATGCCGCGGCGCGCACCATCGACTACATCGACACGCACATCGGGCCGACCGAGCTGGCCGCGCTGTTCGTCGAGCCCATCCAGGGCGACGGCGGCATCGTGATCCCCGCCGAGGGCTACCTCGAGGCGCTCGCGGCGTACTGCGCCGAGCACGGCATCGTGTTCGTCTCCGACGAGATCCAGGCCGGCATCGCGCGCAGCGGCGCGTGGTACTCGATCGAGCACTTCGGCGTCGTGCCCGACCTCGTGACGACCGCGAAGGGCATCGCCGGCGGCTTCCCGCTCGCGGCCGTGACCGGCCGCGCCGAGATCATGGACGCGGTGCAGCCGGGCGGCATCGGCGGCACGTTCGGCGGCAACCCCGTGTCGACCGCGGCGGCGCTCGCGACGCTCGAGGTCATCGAGCGCGACGGGTTGATCGCCGAGGCGCAGCGCGTCGAGCGCGTGTTCGCCGAGCGCATCGGCGACTGGGCGTCGCGGTTCCCGGTGGTCGGCGAGGTGCGCGGCAAGGGTGCGATGTGGGGCGTCGAGCTCGTCGTGCCGGGCACGCGGGAGCCGAATGCGGCGGCGCTCACGTCGGTGCTGCGCCACGCGACCTCGAACGGCGTGATCCCGCTC